The following are encoded in a window of Bos indicus isolate NIAB-ARS_2022 breed Sahiwal x Tharparkar chromosome 21, NIAB-ARS_B.indTharparkar_mat_pri_1.0, whole genome shotgun sequence genomic DNA:
- the MPI gene encoding mannose-6-phosphate isomerase isoform X1 translates to MAAQRVFPLSCVVQQYAWGKMGSNSEVARLLASSDPLAQISEDRPYAELWMGTHPRGDAKILDNRISQKTLGQWIADNQDSLGSKVKDTFNGKLPFLFKVLSVETALSIQAHPNKELAEKLHLQAPQHYPDANHKPEMAIALTPFQGLCGFRPVEEIVTFLTKVPEFQFLIGDNAAAQLKQSLSQDSEAVTSALRSCFSHLMKSEKKVVVEQLNLLVKRISQQVAAGNNMEDICGELLLQLHQQYPGDIGCFAIYFLNLLTLKPGEAMFLEANVPHAYLKGDCVECMACSDNTVRAGLTPKFIDVPTLCEMLSYTPSPSQDRLFPPARSPEDPYLSIYDPPVPDFTVMKVEVPGSVTEYKVLALDSASILLVVQGTVTASSPTAQAAIPLKRGGVLFIGANESVSLKLTVPKDLLMFRACCLL, encoded by the exons ATGGCCGCTCAGCGAG TATTCCCACTTTCCTGTGTAGTGCAGCAATATGCCTGGGGAAAGATGGGTTCCAACAGTGAAGTGGCCCGGCTGCTGGCCAGCAGTGACCCACTGGCCCAGATCTCAGAGGACAGACCATATGCAGAG CTGTGGATGGGGACGCACCCCCGGGGAGATGCCAAGATCCTTGACAACCGCATCTCGCAGAAGACCCTAGGCCAGTGGATTGCTGATAATCAGGACAGCTTGGGTTCGAAGGTCAAGGACACCTTTAACGGCAAACTGCCCTTCCTCTTCAAAGTGCTTTCAGTTGAAACGGCCCTGTCCATCCAGGCACACCCGAACAAG GAGCTGGCAGAGAAGCTGCACCTCCAGGCTCCACAGCACTACCCTGATGCCAACCATAAGCCAGAGATGGCAATTGCCCTCACCCCCTTCCAGGGCTTATGTGGCTTCCGGCCAGTTGAAGAAATTGTGACCTTTCTAACAA AGGTGCCGGAATTCCAGTTTCTAATTGGAGACAACGCAGCAGCGCAGCTGAAGCAGAGCCTGAGCCAGGACTCCGAGGCTGTGACTTCTGCTCTGCGGAGCTGTTTCTCCCACCTGATGAAGAGCGAGAAGAAGGTGGTGGTGGAGCAGCTGAACCTGTTGGTGAAGCGGATCTCGCAGCAAG TGGCTGCTGGAAACAACATGGAGGACATCTGTGGGGAGCTCCTGCTGCAGCTGCACCAGCAGTACCCGGGTGATATCGGATGCTTTGCCATCTACTTCCTGAATCTGCTTACCCTGAAGCCGGGGGAGGCCATGTTTCTGGAGGCTAACGTGCCCCATGCCTACCTGAAAGGAG ACTGCGTGGAGTGCATGGCATGTTCAGACAACACAGTGCGTGCTGGCCTGACACCCAAGTTCATCGATGTGCCAACTCTGTGTGAAATGCTCAGCtacacccccagccccagccaggacaggctcttccctccagcaCGGAGCCCGGAAGACCCCTACCTCTCTATCTATGATCCCCCTGTGCCAGACTTCACCGTTATGAAGGTGGAG GTACCTGGCTCTGTCACTGAATACAAGGTCTTGGCCCTGGACTCTGCCAGCATCCTCCTGGTGGTGCAGGGGACAGTGACAGCCAGCAGCCCCACAGCCCAGGCAGCAATCCCCCTGAAACGTGGTGGGGTGCTCTTCATTGGGGCCAACGAGAGTGTCTCACTGAAGCTCACTGTGCCTAAGGACCTGCTGATGTTCCGTGCCTGCTGCCTGCTGTAG
- the MPI gene encoding mannose-6-phosphate isomerase isoform X2 has translation MAAQRVFPLSCVVQQYAWGKMGSNSEVARLLASSDPLAQISEDRPYAELWMGTHPRGDAKILDNRISQKTLGQWIADNQDSLGSKVKDTFNGKLPFLFKVLSVETALSIQAHPNKELAEKLHLQAPQHYPDANHKPEMAIALTPFQGLCGFRPVEEIVTFLTKVPEFQFLIGDNAAAQLKQSLSQDSEAVTSALRSCFSHLMKSEKKVVVEQLNLLVKRISQQVAAGNNMEDICGELLLQLHQQYPGDIGCFAIYFLNLLTLKPGEAMFLEANVPHAYLKGGTWLCH, from the exons ATGGCCGCTCAGCGAG TATTCCCACTTTCCTGTGTAGTGCAGCAATATGCCTGGGGAAAGATGGGTTCCAACAGTGAAGTGGCCCGGCTGCTGGCCAGCAGTGACCCACTGGCCCAGATCTCAGAGGACAGACCATATGCAGAG CTGTGGATGGGGACGCACCCCCGGGGAGATGCCAAGATCCTTGACAACCGCATCTCGCAGAAGACCCTAGGCCAGTGGATTGCTGATAATCAGGACAGCTTGGGTTCGAAGGTCAAGGACACCTTTAACGGCAAACTGCCCTTCCTCTTCAAAGTGCTTTCAGTTGAAACGGCCCTGTCCATCCAGGCACACCCGAACAAG GAGCTGGCAGAGAAGCTGCACCTCCAGGCTCCACAGCACTACCCTGATGCCAACCATAAGCCAGAGATGGCAATTGCCCTCACCCCCTTCCAGGGCTTATGTGGCTTCCGGCCAGTTGAAGAAATTGTGACCTTTCTAACAA AGGTGCCGGAATTCCAGTTTCTAATTGGAGACAACGCAGCAGCGCAGCTGAAGCAGAGCCTGAGCCAGGACTCCGAGGCTGTGACTTCTGCTCTGCGGAGCTGTTTCTCCCACCTGATGAAGAGCGAGAAGAAGGTGGTGGTGGAGCAGCTGAACCTGTTGGTGAAGCGGATCTCGCAGCAAG TGGCTGCTGGAAACAACATGGAGGACATCTGTGGGGAGCTCCTGCTGCAGCTGCACCAGCAGTACCCGGGTGATATCGGATGCTTTGCCATCTACTTCCTGAATCTGCTTACCCTGAAGCCGGGGGAGGCCATGTTTCTGGAGGCTAACGTGCCCCATGCCTACCTGAAAGGAG GTACCTGGCTCTGTCACTGA